ACCATTGCGTGAACTCGGTGGAAGGCGCGCTGAAGAATGCGGGAGCTTCTGGTAAAGTCGATCTTGCATCCAATACAGTGGCCGTCGAATACGACGAAACCAAGGTCAGCCTTGAAGCATTGAAAGAAGCGATTGAAGAGCAAGGCTACGATATCGTGTCCTAACGAAAGATTCCCTGGAACAATCCAAAGCCGCGAGCTTTGGCTAAAATAGGAGCCGGCTGCTGAAGCGATCGACAGCAAGCCGGTTTTTTTGCGCTGCCAATCACCTTCCGCGTGAACTTGCACTGCTCAAGCCGAAGTTTCATAATAGATGAAACAATTCTTTCAGAGCCTAAGGAGTGGAAACTCGATGAATGATACCCTATCACTTCTGATGAACCATCGATCGATTCGTAAATATTCGGATCAGCCCGTGTCCGAGGAGCAGCTTAGGGCAGTTGTGGCAGCAGGTCAGATGGCATCAACCTCAAGCAACGTCCAGGCATACAGCGTGATTGCCGTTACCGATCCAGAGAAGAAGCAGCGGTTGGCCGCTTTAGCGGGAAATCAGGCGTATATTGTGGAATGCCCGGTATTTCTTGTGTGGTGCGCGGATCTGTATCGTTTGAAAAAAAGCACAGAGTCGCACGTGGTTGATCAAGAGACGTATGAAGATTCGACCGAGAATTTCATCGTGGCCACGGTGGATGCCGCTTTGGCTGCGCAGAATGCCGCGATCGCCGCGGAATCGCTCGGTCTTGGCATCGTGTATATAGGCGGGGTCCGCAACTCCATTGCCGAGTTCTCCGAGGCTTTGGAACTGCCGGAACTGGTCTATCCGGTATTTGGCATGTGCCTGGGCTACCCGGATCAGGAGCCGGGGCTTCGCCCTCGGCTTCCGGTGGAGGCTGTTTTGCACCGCGACAGCTATCATCGCGCGGCTACAGAGGAAGTGAAGAATTACGATCGAACCTCTTCCGAATATTTGTCTAAGCGTACCCATGGCAAAAATAACACGCCGTGGTCGGCGCTTATGGCTAAACGCCTGGCAGAGCCGGTAAGGCTGCACATGAAGGACTTCCTGAAAGGGAAGGGTTTCATGGGGCGTTAGACATGAATAGAGAAAGCCGGTACGGCGCTCTCGTAAATCAATAGAGAGAGGCGGGTACGGCTGCTCTCGTGGGAATACTCTTCGAGGGTACGGTGCTAGGAACTAAGCTCGGCCGCCTAACCGAACCCGGCCGCGGAACCAAGCCCGCCTCGGAACCAATCCCACGCCAGCGGGCTTTCGGAACCAAGCTCGGCTGGCGTGGGATTGGTGGAGTCGGAGACGCAGTGCACCGTAAGTTTGCACCGTAGCTTCCAAGCCGTGCAGTGCACCGTAAGTTTGCCGTAGCTTCCAAGCCGAGTAGTGCACCGTAAGTTTGCCGTAGCTTCCAAGCCGCAAGCCGGAACGAGTTACGGCCCGCCCGGCAGTAGCAGTATCGGACAGCAGATCCGTTATTTTCGCTATGGGCTCGTTTTTGCCGGATCTATCGGACACACGTTCCGTTAAGTAGGGTATAAGCCGAAATATGAGAGCCTTATTCGGTGAATAACGGACCTCATGTCCGCTACCATTCGAAAAATGGCGCTTTTGATCAAAATAAGGTCCGCTGAGTCCGCTAAATTGTGCAACTATTTTGTACATCGTGCGCACTGCTCCCTGTGCGCGATGCGTTGTTCGGGGCATGCTTGGATGACTGGTCGGCGCTAAACGTGCCGCCATGTACGACGCTTGAACGTAAGCTATAACACAGAAACGGGGCTGTCCCAAAAGGTCATGAAATACGGACCAAGGGACAGCCCTTTTTCAGTAGTCTCCTTTTATATGGAGATTACTGATCAGGATCATGTGTTGGCAAATCCATCTTCTCCGCATGCTGAACCCAGTCTGATCTATTTGCCAATGCCCTGCTGACGGTATTGTCCGGGCGTGATCCCTTCAAGCTTCTTGAACATTCGATTGAAGTAGGGAGGCTGATATCCTGCAGCTTCCGCAATCTCGTGAATGCGAAGATCCGTGGTCAGCAGCAATTCTTTACAGCGGTTCATGCGCACGGTTGTCAGATAGTCTATATAATTCGTGCCCGTCATCTGCTTAAACGCTTTGCTCAGCTGGGATACGCTGACACCGGCTTCCATGGCCATGGTATCCAGGGACAGGTCTTGCATCCCGTTTTGCTCGATTTGCTCCAGTACGTTTTCGACCAGCGATTTCATGGAGCTGTTGAAATTTTTTGTTAACTGATCGAGGTAGGGTTCGATGATTTCTTTCTGGAACCAGGTCACGCAGGCCTTCGGATCCCGAAGCAGGGAAAGCTGCTCCTGCAGATTGGAGAAATTGTACACCTGATATGGATTTAAGCCAGCCTGCAGCATAGACCGGTGAACGCTTGTGATTAACCGCATGAGGCCATGGTGGACATGCCACTCCGAACCTCCCCCGGCCTGAAGCGCCGTTACGAAGCGGCTTAGGGAACGCAGCGCATCTCCCTGAAGCCCAAGATTCAAGGTGTGAATGAAATCCTGCTCCAATTCCAGCGGAAAGTCGATCCAGTCGTTTTTCTGGGAAAGCACGGTTTCTGCCTCCAGCAGCTGACTGCCTGCATCAAATGATCGGTAATGCAGCGCCCGCTTGGCCTGTTCGAGAATATGGGGAACATCCGTCCAGGTTGAGCTTGGTCCTCCCAATACGATGGTTGCCGACATGCGGAGCGTATCGCGCAAAGCCCGCATGATCTGATCGCACAGCTCCTTCATCAAAAGCGACTGTTCATCGGCTTGATGGGAAGCCGGAACGATCAAGATGACGCCGAATGAGCCGTCGAAGAAATTGATGGGATGCATATACGCGCTTATGTCCTCTGCCAGCTCCTGGATCACGTTCAGGGCGGCATAGGTGAGAAGATGCTGATCGTTTTCCGTCAGAGGCGTCCGATCCTCCCCGTGGGTATGCTGCTGAAGCACGATGGCCGAGAACTGTTTATGGGTAATGTCAAGATCCATCTCTTGCAGCTTGAGCACGTATTCGGGCTCCGTCAGGTGGGCGGCTTGTCCACTCAAAAATTGATTGATATAAGCCTCCCTGATCGCGGGCAAGGACCGCTTCCATTGGCTTTGCAGCGTATCGTGCGAGAATCGGTACTGCTTCCACTCGTGTTCAATAAAATCAAGCTCATTGTATCGCAAGCTCGGTTTGGCCTGATCACCGCCAATCATATTCAGCATCTTGCTTATAGGACGATACATGCTCTTAGAGGCAAACCAGCTCACAGCCAGCGATGCCGCAAGCGCAAAAGCAAAGCAAATCAGAATGATATGGGTGTACGGCTTCGTTGGAGCAATGATCTTGGATTGCGGCGTGCCTGAAACATAGGTCCAATTTTGTTGCATTTTTTCAAATTGAACGGTGTTCACCAGCAACACATCCTGGTCCACCGGAACCTTCAACCGCAAATGATTCGCACTTCGGGCATTCTCCGGAAGCTTTAGCTGTTCCTGAATCGCGTTCATCGCTTTCGGCATGCTGCGGCTCATTCCCGACTCCCCGATGACGTGACCATGGTCGTCCAGCAGGAACGAGAGATTCTCGCTATTGCGAATGACGTGCAGCTTCGACGGATCAATATAGATGACGATCGCGCCATAGGGCGTATGACCGTTGAAGGGAAGTCGCATGACGAGCGCGTGGGAAGATTTATCCTTGTTAAAAGGCCGCTCCAGGTCATGGACCCAGAACATGTCCGAATCTCCTTCCATGAGCTTGTTGAAGCTTATCGCATCCTGTTCCTGATCCAGCGTCCGCAGGCCGAGATCAGGCTCCATGATTTTGTTTTGCTTTTTGATATACAGATAGACCTGATCTACCAAGGGATCGGCATTCCCCACTAGGTTGAGCGTACTGAACAGCTCGTTTGTCTCCTCGATATTCGATACAAAGTCCATATCCGACAACGAAGGCTTGAAATGGGGTTTCACCACCATATTGAGGGCGTAGTGGACCAACTGGGTAAATTGCTCGTCTACTTGTCTCGCAGCGTCAACCAGGGCTTCTTCGTTCCGCTGCTGATATTGGTTAATCATATGCTGGTTGCCCACATAAAGGTAAACGGCCGTAATGGCCGAGATGGGGAGGCATGTTAACAACACGGCCAGCGCGATGCTTCTCCAATACATAATACCTTTGAAAACGGATTCAGGATTCTGTTGCCTCATTACTTTAACCCCCTGTTGGCATAGACAAATCAAAGGCTTAATCAAAGCGAGCCGGTAAATGATTACTTCCTATCATAGCGAATGAGTGGATGAGTTGAAAAGATCATATCTTCCCAATTGAGGTTGGGACAACGTTATCGATTAACCGAAGCGGACGTTCATTCGTCGTGGAAAAAAAGTGCAATACAAGGAAACGAAAGGGTCCTCAATACCTTAGAGACCAAGCATTTCCCTGCGTTGTGCAGGAAGATACGGGTTATTGGAAACGGCGGAAAAAAAGTGGAATTGCAGGGAATGTTGCAAGCGTTTACATTAGAACTACATTCCGTGAACGGTATGTTGAACAAGATGACAAGGCTGAAAGTGAGGGAGTATCGATGAAAGCACAAGAAACCGTTCAGTCGGCAAAAGGAAGCGGGATCCCCCCCATTCCCATGAGATCCAAAACGAAGTGGGGGCGGATATGGTCGGATGTTTCGCGCGACAAATATTTGTACGTGCTGGCCTTGCCGGGTCTGATCTTTTTTATCATTTTCAAATATATTCCGATTACGAATCTCGTAATTGCCTTCCAGGAGTATTCTCCATACTTTGGGGTGCTCGGAAGCCCCTGGGTAGGGTTTGAGCATTTCACCCGGTTTTTCTCCAACCATGATTTCTGGATGCTGCTGCGTAATACGCTGGCGATCAGTTTTCTGAGCTTGATTTTCTTTTTTCCGGCACCGATCATTTTATCTTTGATGCTGAATGAAGTGCGGAACTCCTTCTATAAGCGGACCATTCAATCCCTGGTGTATATCCCCCATTTTTTATCCTGGGTATTGATCTACGGTCTAACCTACCTCATGTTCTCGCAATCGGAGGGCTTGTTTAATAAGTGGCTCATCTACATGGATTGGGAGACAATCGATATTCTCTCCAACCCGAACTATTTCTGGGGTATGCTGACGGGACAATCCATCTGGAAGGAAGTCGGGTGGGGGACGATCATCTTTCTCGCGGCTATCGCTGGAGTAGACCCGCAATTATATGAAGCAGCCGTCATGGATGGCGCGGGCCGTATGAGACGGATGTGGCATATTACCCTGCCGGCGATGCGCAACGTGATCCTGATTCTGTTGATTCTCCGTCTGGGAACGATTCTGGATACGGGATTCGAACAGATTTATCTGATGATGAATGCACCTGTCACCAATGTAGCCGAAGTGTTCGATACCTATGTATACCGGGTGGGGATTCGGCAGGGTGAGTTCAGCTACAGTACGGCCATCGGATTGTTCAAATCGATTGTCGGCGTCATCCTGGTGGTCACGGCCAACCGGTTGGCGAGACGGTACGGTCAAGAAAGCTTGTACTAAAGGATTGGCGAAGAGACAAGGAGGAGTAAAACATGCATGAGAAAGGATGGAAAACCAGGCTGTTCGGTTTTGTGAATAACGGATTGCTGCTGATCATCGGTTTGGCAACGATATTTCCGATTTACTATACCGTTATTTTGTCGTTTACCGATCCGGTGGAATATTATCAACGAAGCTTGATATTATGGCCGCGGGTTTGGACGCTGGATGCTTACAAGCATTTACTGTCCAACGGATTGTTTGTCACCTCGATTTCCGTGAGCGTGTTCCTGGCTACGGTTGGCACGCTGCTCAGCCTGCTTGTTACCGGGGGCTTGGCTTATGCGGTGTCCCGTAAACGCCTTCGATTTCGCAAGGCCATCATGATTATGATCCTAATCACCTTTCTCTTTACGCCGGGATTGGTGCCGCTGTATTTGGTCGTCCGCAATGTGGGACTCATTGACAGCGTCTGGTCGCTGATCCTGCCGAGCTTGACCAGCGCATGGTATGTGCTGCTCATGAAGGGATTCTTCGACAGCATTCCGGAAAGTCTGGAGGAAGCCGCGATGATCGACGGCTCGAATGATATCGGCGTATTCTGGCGAATCATTCTGCCGTTGTCGCTGCCGGCGTTGGTGGCGTTTGGATTGTTCTTTGCCGTCGGCTATTGGAATACGTACTTCAACGCACTGATGTTTATTAACGACCAGAAGATGTGGCCGCTGCAAGTATTGCTGCAAAATATGCTTGTGGACCCAACAACGATGGGATCGGGGAGCGGCGGCGGATTCGCCTTCCAAGTGAACCGTCCCGTCCCAACAGAAACGTTGAAGATGGCGGCGGTCGTGATTGCAACCGTTCCGATCATGTTAGTGTATCCATTCCTGCAGAAACACTTCGCCAAAGGGGCGATGGTAGGCTCTGTCAAGGAATGATCCGATATACGGTCTAACTGCCATCATGATCAGTCAGACGAGATGTAAATTAAAAGGGAGGTCTAATGATGAAAAAAAAGGAAACCAAGCCGGGCAAGTCGTTTTTAAAAATGTCGGGGGTGCTGCTCTTGGCAAGCTCACTCTTGCTTAGCGCATGCGGCAGCCGAGACGGAAGTGCACCGAGCGATAACGGAAGCGGAACAGACAGCAGTGAACCAACCAGCATTACGATACAGACCCTGAATTATGCCACCGAATTCATAGATAACACCAATGTACTATGGAAAGAGCTCGAGAAACGCACCAATACCAAGCTGAATATTACGTGGCTGTCGCCGTCCACGGCCGAAGAGAAGATCAATGTCATGCTTGCATCCGGCGATCTTCCGGAGGTTACTTTCGTGGAAACGATGCAGAACCCGCAGCTGCAGAAAATGCTGAAGCAGGGCGTCTTCTGGGATCTGACGCCGTTTCTTAAAGACTATCCGAATTTGAACCGCGAAGAACTGAAGGAAATGTGGGAAATCACCAAGGTGGATGGCAAGAACATCGTCATTCCTCGTTATTATCCTAGCTATGGCGGCGGAGTGTTCCCGATGATCCGCAAGGACTGGCTGGATGCCCTTAAGCTGGAAACGCCCAAAACGCTGGATGAGTTCCATAACGTGTTAAAGGCTTTTAAGGAACAGGATCCGAATGGTAATGGACAGGCCGATGAGATTCCATATGCCGCAAATCCGGGGGCTCTCGCTTATATTTACAATATATTTAATGAAACGCAAGGGTCCTGGAAGCTTCAACCCGATAATACCCTGACTCCGATTATGACGTCGGACGAGTCAAGGGAGGCCATGCTGTGGATCAAACAGGCTTATGACGAGGGCTTGTTCCCCAAAGACTTCGCGATCATGAAGTTCTCGCAGGTGATGGATACGATGCGAAGTGCCAAGGCAGGGGTAGGGGGCATGTCCATGAACCATGCCTGGGTGACCGGCGAAGCCGTGAAAGGCGTTGACCCCAAGGCGGATCTAATGCCGCTTGCTTACTTGGAGAATGCAAACGGGGTGAAGTATACGCCTTCAGGATCGCCGTACTATGGAGTGTACCTGATTCCGAAGAAAGTGCCGGAGGCGAAAGTGAAGAAAATCCTCGAGTTTTTCGATTACGGTTATAGTCAAGAAGGCAATGAGATGCTGACCTACGGAATCGAAGGTGTCCATTATAATGTGGAGAACGGGAAGAAGGTTGCAACGCCGCAGGCCGCCGTGGATAAGACGGGTGACGGCAACTTAAACAATATGATTCACCTCGTCAGCGACGATATGGCCATCAGCGCGGTAGGGATGCCGGATGAAGTTTATGAGCGAAACGTAGAGATTGTCACAGAGCGCAAGACGGTCAAGGTTCCGAATCCTTCAGGAGAGCTGTATTCGGAAGCCTATAACAAATACTATCCCGAGATTTCCAAGAAGGTGGAGGATATGCGGGTCATGGTCATCACGGGCAAAGAACCGGTTGAATCGTACGATAAACTGATCGAAACGATCAAGAGTGATCCGAAGATGAAGGAAATTACAGACGAGATGTCAAAGGCGTATCAGGAGAAGTACGTTAAATAATGGAATCCAATACCACAATGCTGCAACTTGCATTGTGGTTTTTTGGCGTGAATAACAGGAATAGCTCCTCCATGTTATATTTCTGATGTCTAATATTAAACATCCTATAATTTTACATTAAAGCATAAAATATTACATGAGGGGAGGATATAAAGTCATGGAAACGAAGGAAGGCATAAAGTTTAATATCGAGCAAGAACGGCATAAGCTTCATAAGATGAAGCAGCGGTATCGTGATTTTAATCATCCTAAAGTCCTCGGTCAATCGATCGTGCTTGATGAGTTGATTAATCAATATAACCGATTTCTTAAAGAAAACAAGCCGATTGCGTAAACAACCGACTTAAAGCTGAATGAAGATTCTTTTTATAGATCGTAAAGTCTCGCGGCGTTCTCATAAAAAATCCTGCGAGCCTCGGATATGGACAGCCCCTGAAGCTCCGCCCATGCCGCAGCCACAGCAGCCGTCATCCGAGGATGGGTCATCTGTCCGGTGAACGGACCTTCGAACGGCCAAGGACCATCGGTTTCGGTCATGACGAGATGATCCGGATACCTACATGCCATATCCCGAATTTCTTCCTCATAGAGGATGTCAGGCGTGAAGGAAATATAGTATCCGTTACCGGCCATCCGCTGCAAGGTGTCACGGGAGCCCTTGAACCAATGGAAATGGGCACGAGTGACGCCGTATTTTTCGAGCAAATCACATGCGATATCCGCATCTTCATATACAGCGTGCAGAATCACCGGTTTATGATGCTTTTTAGCAAATGCTATAAATTGCTCCAATAGATAGGCGTAAGGGCGGTTATCCCAAGGTCGGCCCTTCGATTCAGCCTCCAGCCTGGCGTAATAGGGGAGACCCACCTCTCCTACGGCGACCATCTCATCGGCATGCTCTGCCATCCAATCCAGCAGCTCTTCGGTTTCGTTCGTGGAAGGGAGGTGCTGCTCCGGATGATAACCGAAAGCCGGCCGCACCATCGGTCCGTACTGCCTGGCCAGCTCCAGGTTTCGCTTGCAGGAAGCCAGATGCATGGAGACGGAGATAACGGATTGAACCTCATGATGACGGATATCCGCGAGAATCGCTTGTTGATCGGATAACGAATAGCTGTCCAGATGAATATGAGTGTCCAACAGTGGTAAATTGGCTTCACTTTGCGTGAATGATTTCATCGTTACATAACCTCGCTTGTAAGCTTCCACGAAGCGCTTGGCTAATCATGGATGTATGTATTCCGCTGGCCTTAATCGGTCAGCGCTTATGCTGTTCTTCCCGCATGATGGCGGAAATTTCGGTTTTTAATGCGATGAAGGACGGATCCATCAGGATGTTTTCCCGGCGCGGGCGGGAGAAAGGGACTTCTACCCGTTTCAAGATGGTTCCGGGCCGGGCTGACAGGATATAGATGCTGTCCGAAAGGAGCAGTGCCTCCTCGATATGATGGGTAATCATCAGCACCGAACGGCGCGTATCCTCCCAGATATCGAGCAGCCAGCGCTGCATATCGCTGCGCGTCAGCGCATCCAATGCGCTGAACGGTTCATCCAGGCACATGACTTCCTGGGGACTCATTAGTGCGCGCAGAAAAGCCGCCCGCTGCTGCATTCCGCCTGAAAGGGTGTGCGGATACGCCTTCTCGAAGCCGGTGAGGCCGGCCCGTTCCATCCAGCTGCGGGCATGTTCCCTGGCAGCGGCTTTCGTGGTGCCTCTCAGCTCCTCGGGAAGGAGCACATTGTCCTCCACCGTACGCCAAGGGAACAGGGCTGGCTGTTGAGGCATATAGGCGATGCGGCCTTTTTCCCCGGTCACGTCCTGACCATCCATGAGGACCGAACCCGTATCCGGAGCGGTTAATCCCCCGATGATATGGAAGAGTGTGCTCTTTCCGCTGCCTGAAGGACCGATCAAGGAGACGAATTCCCCGGGTTGTACCTGAAGCGAAAGGCCATCCAGTACATGCACTTCGCTGCGCCGGTCGCGGAAGGTTTTCCGAAGGCTGCGAACCTCGAGGGCAGGTGCTGATGAGACCGACGCAGTGGACGGGTAAGCCCCGTCCTGCACAGGCAGGGATACTTGAGGTGTCATATCGATAAATGGCCTCTTTTCATATAAGATTCGAAATGTCTATTCACAAGGGGCTCAACCTTTTCGATTCCAGCGGATGAGCCGCTTCTCCAGCAGGGTGATCAGCAGCACCATCAGCAGGCTGAGCAAGACGATGACCAGGATGGCAACAAATACCCGATCCGTGCGGTAGCCGGATTTTTGCAGCATCATGTAGTAGCCGATTCCCCGGTCCGAGCCGATCCATTCCCCGATAACCGCCCCCATCACCGAATAGGTGGCCGCAATTCGAATCCCGGAGAAGATGGAGGGAAGGGCATGCGGCAGCTCCAGCTTGGTGAAAATTTGCCACGAGGTAGCCCCCGCCATCTGCATATAATTCATCATGGTGCGGTCGGTACGTGCGAGTCCATCCAGGGCCGCAACAGCGACAGGGAAGAAGCAGACCAGCGTAATCACGATAACCTTGGGCAGCATGCCGAAGCCGAACCAAATCATGAGAAGCGGGGCTAGGGCGATTGTCGGCACATTTTGGCTAAGAATAAGAAGCGGATAAAGGGCGGTTTTGAGAAAAGGCACCATGTGCAGTGCCAGCGAGATGATTAGACCGATTGCCGTACCGATTATAAAGCCGATCAGGGTTAATTGCAGGGTGGCCGCTGTATGCTGGAAGAGACCGGAAGCTCCAGTAACGGCCTCATGCCCGATGGCCGTCGGTGCAGGCAAAATAAAGGGTTCAATGTCGAACACGGATACTGCCGCCTGCCATACCACCAAAAAGAAGAGAACCGCCACAACGGGCGGCCAAACAGAACTCCACCAGCTTCTCATGGACGGTATTTCTCAGTCAGCTTATCCATGCTGATGCCGCTTGGATGATGCGCGATTTTGACCTGGGATATGATGCTGGGACTGCCCGCATTCACCAGCGCCTCGTGCATGCGCTCAACGATCCTGAGCAGCTCGGAGAGCTCTCCTTCCATGGTCGTTTCGAGTGCATGAACCTCGTATTTCACGCCTGATTCCTGAATAACCTTGATCGCTTCATCTACATAAGGGATGCTGTCGGTCCCGTTTGGCGTTCTCGGTATTACTTGAATGCTCAAGA
Above is a window of Paenibacillus sp. FSL K6-1330 DNA encoding:
- a CDS encoding carbohydrate ABC transporter permease encodes the protein MHEKGWKTRLFGFVNNGLLLIIGLATIFPIYYTVILSFTDPVEYYQRSLILWPRVWTLDAYKHLLSNGLFVTSISVSVFLATVGTLLSLLVTGGLAYAVSRKRLRFRKAIMIMILITFLFTPGLVPLYLVVRNVGLIDSVWSLILPSLTSAWYVLLMKGFFDSIPESLEEAAMIDGSNDIGVFWRIILPLSLPALVAFGLFFAVGYWNTYFNALMFINDQKMWPLQVLLQNMLVDPTTMGSGSGGGFAFQVNRPVPTETLKMAAVVIATVPIMLVYPFLQKHFAKGAMVGSVKE
- a CDS encoding cation transporter; the protein is MKQVTLTVEGMSCNHCVNSVEGALKNAGASGKVDLASNTVAVEYDETKVSLEALKEAIEEQGYDIVS
- the nfsA gene encoding oxygen-insensitive NADPH nitroreductase — its product is MNDTLSLLMNHRSIRKYSDQPVSEEQLRAVVAAGQMASTSSNVQAYSVIAVTDPEKKQRLAALAGNQAYIVECPVFLVWCADLYRLKKSTESHVVDQETYEDSTENFIVATVDAALAAQNAAIAAESLGLGIVYIGGVRNSIAEFSEALELPELVYPVFGMCLGYPDQEPGLRPRLPVEAVLHRDSYHRAATEEVKNYDRTSSEYLSKRTHGKNNTPWSALMAKRLAEPVRLHMKDFLKGKGFMGR
- a CDS encoding ABC transporter permease encodes the protein MRSWWSSVWPPVVAVLFFLVVWQAAVSVFDIEPFILPAPTAIGHEAVTGASGLFQHTAATLQLTLIGFIIGTAIGLIISLALHMVPFLKTALYPLLILSQNVPTIALAPLLMIWFGFGMLPKVIVITLVCFFPVAVAALDGLARTDRTMMNYMQMAGATSWQIFTKLELPHALPSIFSGIRIAATYSVMGAVIGEWIGSDRGIGYYMMLQKSGYRTDRVFVAILVIVLLSLLMVLLITLLEKRLIRWNRKG
- a CDS encoding extracellular solute-binding protein — translated: MKKKETKPGKSFLKMSGVLLLASSLLLSACGSRDGSAPSDNGSGTDSSEPTSITIQTLNYATEFIDNTNVLWKELEKRTNTKLNITWLSPSTAEEKINVMLASGDLPEVTFVETMQNPQLQKMLKQGVFWDLTPFLKDYPNLNREELKEMWEITKVDGKNIVIPRYYPSYGGGVFPMIRKDWLDALKLETPKTLDEFHNVLKAFKEQDPNGNGQADEIPYAANPGALAYIYNIFNETQGSWKLQPDNTLTPIMTSDESREAMLWIKQAYDEGLFPKDFAIMKFSQVMDTMRSAKAGVGGMSMNHAWVTGEAVKGVDPKADLMPLAYLENANGVKYTPSGSPYYGVYLIPKKVPEAKVKKILEFFDYGYSQEGNEMLTYGIEGVHYNVENGKKVATPQAAVDKTGDGNLNNMIHLVSDDMAISAVGMPDEVYERNVEIVTERKTVKVPNPSGELYSEAYNKYYPEISKKVEDMRVMVITGKEPVESYDKLIETIKSDPKMKEITDEMSKAYQEKYVK
- a CDS encoding helix-turn-helix domain-containing protein; the protein is MRQQNPESVFKGIMYWRSIALAVLLTCLPISAITAVYLYVGNQHMINQYQQRNEEALVDAARQVDEQFTQLVHYALNMVVKPHFKPSLSDMDFVSNIEETNELFSTLNLVGNADPLVDQVYLYIKKQNKIMEPDLGLRTLDQEQDAISFNKLMEGDSDMFWVHDLERPFNKDKSSHALVMRLPFNGHTPYGAIVIYIDPSKLHVIRNSENLSFLLDDHGHVIGESGMSRSMPKAMNAIQEQLKLPENARSANHLRLKVPVDQDVLLVNTVQFEKMQQNWTYVSGTPQSKIIAPTKPYTHIILICFAFALAASLAVSWFASKSMYRPISKMLNMIGGDQAKPSLRYNELDFIEHEWKQYRFSHDTLQSQWKRSLPAIREAYINQFLSGQAAHLTEPEYVLKLQEMDLDITHKQFSAIVLQQHTHGEDRTPLTENDQHLLTYAALNVIQELAEDISAYMHPINFFDGSFGVILIVPASHQADEQSLLMKELCDQIMRALRDTLRMSATIVLGGPSSTWTDVPHILEQAKRALHYRSFDAGSQLLEAETVLSQKNDWIDFPLELEQDFIHTLNLGLQGDALRSLSRFVTALQAGGGSEWHVHHGLMRLITSVHRSMLQAGLNPYQVYNFSNLQEQLSLLRDPKACVTWFQKEIIEPYLDQLTKNFNSSMKSLVENVLEQIEQNGMQDLSLDTMAMEAGVSVSQLSKAFKQMTGTNYIDYLTTVRMNRCKELLLTTDLRIHEIAEAAGYQPPYFNRMFKKLEGITPGQYRQQGIGK
- a CDS encoding aspartyl-phosphate phosphatase Spo0E family protein, encoding METKEGIKFNIEQERHKLHKMKQRYRDFNHPKVLGQSIVLDELINQYNRFLKENKPIA
- a CDS encoding ABC transporter ATP-binding protein, with the translated sequence MTPQVSLPVQDGAYPSTASVSSAPALEVRSLRKTFRDRRSEVHVLDGLSLQVQPGEFVSLIGPSGSGKSTLFHIIGGLTAPDTGSVLMDGQDVTGEKGRIAYMPQQPALFPWRTVEDNVLLPEELRGTTKAAAREHARSWMERAGLTGFEKAYPHTLSGGMQQRAAFLRALMSPQEVMCLDEPFSALDALTRSDMQRWLLDIWEDTRRSVLMITHHIEEALLLSDSIYILSARPGTILKRVEVPFSRPRRENILMDPSFIALKTEISAIMREEQHKR
- a CDS encoding ABC transporter permease subunit, with the protein product MKAQETVQSAKGSGIPPIPMRSKTKWGRIWSDVSRDKYLYVLALPGLIFFIIFKYIPITNLVIAFQEYSPYFGVLGSPWVGFEHFTRFFSNHDFWMLLRNTLAISFLSLIFFFPAPIILSLMLNEVRNSFYKRTIQSLVYIPHFLSWVLIYGLTYLMFSQSEGLFNKWLIYMDWETIDILSNPNYFWGMLTGQSIWKEVGWGTIIFLAAIAGVDPQLYEAAVMDGAGRMRRMWHITLPAMRNVILILLILRLGTILDTGFEQIYLMMNAPVTNVAEVFDTYVYRVGIRQGEFSYSTAIGLFKSIVGVILVVTANRLARRYGQESLY
- a CDS encoding TatD family hydrolase, which gives rise to MKSFTQSEANLPLLDTHIHLDSYSLSDQQAILADIRHHEVQSVISVSMHLASCKRNLELARQYGPMVRPAFGYHPEQHLPSTNETEELLDWMAEHADEMVAVGEVGLPYYARLEAESKGRPWDNRPYAYLLEQFIAFAKKHHKPVILHAVYEDADIACDLLEKYGVTRAHFHWFKGSRDTLQRMAGNGYYISFTPDILYEEEIRDMACRYPDHLVMTETDGPWPFEGPFTGQMTHPRMTAAVAAAWAELQGLSISEARRIFYENAARLYDL
- a CDS encoding MTH1187 family thiamine-binding protein, whose product is MANTLLSIQVIPRTPNGTDSIPYVDEAIKVIQESGVKYEVHALETTMEGELSELLRIVERMHEALVNAGSPSIISQVKIAHHPSGISMDKLTEKYRP